The following are encoded together in the Gordonia insulae genome:
- the pheT gene encoding phenylalanine--tRNA ligase subunit beta, whose amino-acid sequence MRAPQSWFTEVLRQGDPQWSATAAEIDHGFVRVGFEIEDVEPFPTITGPLVIGRVETIEELTEFKKPIRFCTVEVGEAEPRGIVCGARNFAEGDLIVAALPGVVMPGPFEIASRKTYGRVSDGMICSVTELGIGNDHSGILVLAPGTAAPGADARDVLGLDDTAIDINVTPDRGYAFSVRGLGRELAGSFGVPFVDPGLGGAAQSDPVHSEPPATGTGDTWPVAIDEASSATRYTARVITGVDADAISPWWMQKRLMVAGIRPISAIVDITNYVMIELGQPLHAFDADKLSGTITVRPARPGEKLTTLDGVDRVLDPEDVVIADDSGPVALAGVMGGASTEVGADTTRVLLESATFDPVRVFRTGKRHKLTSEASKRFERTVDPEVTAVASDRAARLLVEIAGGAVASPLAEARVATPAAPVIAIATDEPDRTAGIDYPAGTTETRLREVGCSVDGRGAAEATGEVTVALDVTPPSWRPDLRQRADLVEEVLRLEGLEDIPAVVPRAPAGTGLTAAQRRRRGIGRTLALDGYVEVLPYPFMPAGVFDVWDLPADDARRRTVTVLNPLESDRPELNTTLLPGLLEMTARNIARGQRDLSLYTIGQVVLAGDHVASVGALDVTRRPTAEDITALDASLPHQPLHVAVVLTGLRDPAGPWGPGRVADHVDAFEAARSIGRASGVDIELTAGEQRPWHPGRCARLSVDGTTVGYAGELHPGVLERAGLPKRLCAVEIDVDALPLVDRLPAPHVSPFPAVLQDVAVVVPDAVSAADVEAALWAGAGDLIEAIDLFDVFTGDQVGAGSKSLTFALRFRAADRTLTEEEANEAKLAAVAVAGERVGARLR is encoded by the coding sequence GTGCGTGCCCCACAGTCCTGGTTCACCGAGGTGCTCCGTCAGGGAGACCCGCAGTGGTCGGCGACGGCCGCGGAGATCGACCACGGTTTCGTCCGTGTCGGGTTCGAGATCGAGGACGTCGAGCCGTTTCCGACGATCACCGGCCCCCTCGTGATCGGCCGGGTGGAGACCATCGAAGAGCTGACCGAGTTCAAGAAGCCGATCCGCTTCTGCACCGTCGAGGTGGGGGAGGCGGAGCCGCGGGGCATCGTCTGCGGGGCACGCAATTTTGCCGAGGGCGATCTCATCGTGGCGGCCCTGCCGGGCGTCGTAATGCCCGGACCGTTCGAGATCGCGTCGCGCAAGACCTACGGTCGCGTGTCCGACGGAATGATCTGTTCGGTGACCGAACTCGGCATCGGCAACGACCACAGCGGCATCCTGGTGCTCGCGCCGGGCACCGCCGCACCCGGCGCCGATGCCCGTGACGTGCTGGGCCTCGACGACACCGCCATCGACATCAACGTCACCCCCGACCGCGGGTACGCCTTCTCGGTTCGTGGTCTCGGCCGCGAACTCGCCGGCAGCTTCGGCGTTCCGTTCGTCGACCCCGGTCTCGGGGGTGCGGCCCAGTCGGATCCCGTGCATTCGGAGCCACCGGCCACCGGGACCGGCGACACCTGGCCGGTCGCGATAGACGAGGCGTCGTCGGCGACCCGGTACACCGCGCGCGTGATCACCGGTGTGGATGCCGATGCGATCTCACCGTGGTGGATGCAGAAGCGGCTCATGGTGGCGGGCATCCGGCCGATCTCCGCGATCGTCGACATCACCAACTACGTGATGATCGAACTGGGGCAGCCGCTGCACGCGTTCGACGCCGACAAGCTGTCCGGCACGATCACCGTCCGCCCGGCGCGACCCGGGGAGAAGCTGACCACCCTCGACGGCGTCGACCGTGTCCTGGATCCCGAAGACGTCGTGATCGCCGACGACAGCGGCCCGGTCGCGTTGGCCGGTGTGATGGGTGGTGCGTCCACCGAGGTCGGCGCAGACACCACCCGCGTGCTGCTCGAATCGGCGACCTTCGATCCGGTGCGGGTGTTCCGCACGGGCAAGCGCCACAAGCTCACCTCGGAGGCGAGCAAGCGGTTCGAGCGCACCGTCGATCCGGAGGTCACCGCGGTGGCCTCGGACCGTGCGGCCCGGCTACTCGTCGAGATCGCCGGCGGCGCCGTGGCCTCGCCGCTCGCCGAGGCGCGCGTCGCGACACCGGCCGCACCGGTCATCGCCATCGCTACCGACGAGCCCGACCGCACCGCGGGCATCGACTATCCGGCCGGGACCACCGAGACCCGGCTGCGCGAGGTCGGCTGCTCGGTCGACGGGCGGGGAGCGGCCGAGGCGACGGGGGAAGTGACCGTTGCCCTCGACGTCACGCCGCCGTCCTGGCGACCCGACCTGCGTCAGCGGGCCGATCTCGTGGAAGAGGTGTTGCGGCTCGAAGGACTCGAGGACATCCCGGCGGTGGTACCGCGTGCCCCCGCGGGCACCGGGCTCACCGCAGCCCAGCGACGCCGGCGCGGCATCGGCCGCACGCTGGCGCTCGACGGCTACGTCGAGGTGCTGCCGTATCCGTTCATGCCGGCCGGTGTCTTCGATGTCTGGGATCTGCCGGCCGACGACGCACGGCGACGCACGGTCACCGTGCTGAACCCGCTGGAGTCCGACCGTCCGGAGCTCAACACCACCCTGTTGCCGGGCTTGCTGGAGATGACGGCCCGCAACATCGCGCGCGGGCAGCGCGATCTGTCGCTCTACACGATCGGGCAGGTCGTCCTGGCCGGCGATCACGTGGCATCGGTGGGTGCCCTGGACGTGACCCGACGCCCGACCGCCGAGGACATCACCGCACTCGACGCGTCGTTGCCGCACCAACCGTTGCATGTGGCGGTGGTGCTCACCGGTCTGCGGGACCCCGCGGGCCCGTGGGGTCCGGGCCGGGTCGCCGATCACGTCGACGCCTTCGAGGCCGCCCGGTCGATCGGACGCGCATCCGGCGTCGACATCGAGCTGACCGCGGGTGAACAGCGTCCATGGCATCCGGGGCGCTGTGCCCGACTGAGCGTCGACGGCACCACCGTCGGATACGCGGGCGAACTGCATCCCGGGGTCCTCGAACGGGCCGGGTTGCCGAAGCGGTTGTGCGCCGTCGAGATCGACGTCGACGCCCTGCCGTTGGTCGACCGCCTGCCGGCGCCGCACGTGTCCCCCTTCCCGGCGGTGCTGCAGGACGTCGCTGTCGTCGTCCCCGACGCGGTGTCGGCGGCCGACGTCGAAGCGGCGCTGTGGGCGGGCGCCGGCGACCTGATCGAGGCCATCGACCTGTTCGACGTGTTCACCGGCGACCAGGTCGGCGCGGGCAGCAAATCACTGACCTTCGCGCTTCGTTTCCGCGCCGCCGACCGGACGCTGACCGAGGAGGAGGCCAACGAGGCCAAGCTCGCCGCGGTCGCCGTGGCGGGCGAACGGGTCGGAGCCCGGCTGCGCTGA
- the argC gene encoding N-acetyl-gamma-glutamyl-phosphate reductase, whose amino-acid sequence MTTKVAVAGASGYAGGEILRLLLGHPRLRSGELEIGALTAGGNAGATLTSQHPHLLPLADRVLEETTPEILAGHDVVFLGLPHGTSGEIADALPPATLIIDCGADHRLQNAQDWTDYYGGEHAGTWPYGLPELPGNRVALRDASRIAVPGCYPTVSILALRPALAAGLIEPQVTVVAVSGASGAGRSPKVDLLASEVIGSARAYAVGGVHRHTPEIAQALSAAAEIPVSVSFTPVLAPMARGILATCTARTAASAAEVRAAYEKAYGDEPFVHVLPEGMLPTTGSVIGGNAVQLAVTVDERAGTLVVVGAIDNLTKGTGGAAVQSMNLALGWDETEGLSTVGVAP is encoded by the coding sequence ATGACGACCAAGGTGGCGGTGGCCGGCGCGAGCGGCTATGCGGGCGGGGAGATCCTTCGACTTCTCTTGGGACATCCGCGACTGCGATCCGGGGAGCTGGAGATCGGCGCGCTGACCGCGGGTGGGAACGCCGGCGCGACCCTCACCTCGCAGCATCCGCACCTGCTGCCGCTGGCCGATCGCGTGCTCGAGGAGACCACGCCCGAGATCCTGGCCGGACATGACGTCGTGTTCCTGGGGTTGCCGCACGGGACGTCGGGGGAGATCGCCGACGCATTGCCGCCGGCGACGCTGATCATCGACTGCGGGGCCGATCACCGACTGCAGAACGCCCAGGACTGGACCGACTACTACGGCGGCGAGCACGCCGGGACATGGCCCTACGGCCTGCCGGAGCTACCGGGCAACCGGGTGGCCCTGCGCGACGCCAGTCGGATCGCCGTCCCGGGCTGCTACCCGACGGTCTCGATCCTCGCCCTGCGGCCGGCGCTGGCCGCCGGGTTGATCGAGCCGCAGGTCACCGTGGTCGCCGTCAGCGGCGCATCCGGGGCCGGCCGGTCACCCAAGGTCGATCTGTTGGCGTCCGAGGTGATCGGATCGGCCCGGGCCTACGCCGTCGGCGGAGTCCATCGGCACACCCCCGAGATCGCGCAGGCGCTGTCCGCGGCAGCCGAGATCCCGGTCTCGGTCTCCTTCACGCCGGTGCTCGCGCCCATGGCGCGTGGCATCCTGGCCACCTGCACGGCACGGACGGCCGCGTCGGCGGCCGAGGTCCGCGCCGCCTACGAGAAGGCTTACGGCGACGAGCCATTCGTGCATGTTCTGCCCGAGGGCATGCTCCCGACGACCGGTTCGGTGATCGGCGGGAACGCCGTGCAGCTCGCCGTCACCGTCGACGAGCGTGCCGGGACACTGGTCGTCGTCGGCGCGATCGACAACCTGACCAAGGGCACCGGCGGGGCTGCGGTGCAATCGATGAATCTCGCGCTCGGCTGGGACGAGACCGAGGGCCTGAGCACCGTGGGGGTGGCGCCGTGA
- the argJ gene encoding bifunctional glutamate N-acetyltransferase/amino-acid acetyltransferase ArgJ, whose amino-acid sequence MNGDATDSDDRITPGAPLDAPRLVREQGVTAPLGFRAAGIAAGIKASGAADLALVFNEGPDYSAAGVFTRNQVKAAPVLWSQQVLTTGRLRAVILNSGGANACTGPGGFQDTHATAEAVAEALSNWGTETGAVEVAVCSTGLIGDRLPMDKVLAGVTEIVHEMGGGLSGGTDAAHAIMTTDTVPKQVALHHPQGWNVGGMAKGAGMLAPSLATMLCVLTTDANATAEQLDAALRKATARTLDRLDVDGSTSTNDTVLLLSSGASQIPVVQEDLDAAVYAVCDDLAAQMMADAEGVTKRVVITVAGAVSEDDAVVVARTVARDSLVKTALFGSDPNWGRVLAAVGISPVTIDPDRITVSFNGSPVCVNGCGAPGARDVDLSGADIAVRIELGLGDASASIRTTDLSHAYVEENSAYSS is encoded by the coding sequence GTGAACGGAGATGCAACCGACTCCGACGACCGGATCACTCCGGGCGCGCCGCTCGACGCGCCCCGGCTCGTCCGCGAGCAGGGCGTGACCGCACCACTGGGCTTCCGGGCGGCCGGGATCGCCGCCGGTATCAAGGCATCCGGCGCCGCGGACCTCGCGTTGGTCTTCAACGAGGGCCCCGACTACTCGGCCGCCGGTGTCTTCACCCGCAACCAGGTGAAGGCCGCGCCCGTGCTGTGGAGTCAGCAGGTCCTGACCACCGGTCGGCTGCGGGCCGTGATCCTCAATTCCGGTGGCGCCAACGCCTGTACCGGTCCGGGCGGTTTCCAGGACACCCATGCCACGGCAGAGGCCGTCGCGGAGGCGTTGAGCAACTGGGGCACCGAGACCGGCGCTGTCGAGGTGGCGGTGTGCTCGACCGGACTGATCGGTGATCGTCTGCCGATGGACAAGGTGCTCGCCGGCGTCACCGAGATCGTGCACGAGATGGGTGGCGGGCTCTCCGGTGGAACGGATGCGGCGCACGCCATCATGACGACCGACACCGTGCCCAAACAGGTTGCGCTGCACCATCCGCAGGGGTGGAACGTCGGTGGCATGGCCAAGGGTGCGGGCATGCTCGCTCCGTCGCTGGCCACCATGCTCTGCGTGCTCACCACCGACGCGAACGCGACGGCGGAGCAGCTCGATGCCGCGCTGCGCAAGGCGACCGCCCGCACTCTCGACCGGCTCGACGTCGACGGCTCGACGTCCACCAACGACACCGTTCTGCTGCTCAGTTCCGGCGCCAGCCAGATCCCGGTCGTCCAAGAAGATCTCGACGCCGCCGTGTACGCCGTCTGCGACGACCTCGCCGCCCAGATGATGGCCGACGCCGAAGGCGTGACCAAGCGCGTCGTGATCACCGTCGCCGGTGCCGTGTCGGAGGATGACGCGGTGGTGGTCGCGCGGACCGTCGCGCGCGACTCGCTCGTCAAGACCGCACTCTTCGGCTCGGACCCCAACTGGGGCCGCGTCCTCGCAGCCGTGGGGATCTCGCCGGTCACCATCGACCCCGATCGGATCACCGTGTCCTTCAACGGGAGCCCTGTGTGTGTGAACGGCTGCGGCGCGCCCGGAGCACGGGACGTCGATCTGTCCGGCGCCGACATCGCGGTCCGGATCGAACTCGGGCTCGGCGACGCGTCGGCCAGTATCCGTACCACGGATCTGTCGCACGCCTACGTCGAAGAGAACTCGGCGTACTCATCGTGA
- the argB gene encoding acetylglutamate kinase codes for MVLAESLPALQSLHGATVVIKYGGNAMIDDDLKRAFALDMVFLRACGIHPVVVHGGGPQISAMLAKLGLEGEFRGGFRVTTPEVMDVARMVLFGQVGRELVGLINAHGPYAVGITGEDAHLFTASRRTVLVDGVATDIGLVGDVTSVNTSAVLDLVAAGRIPVVSTIAPDRDGVVHNINADTAAGALAEALGASRLVMLTDVEGLYTDWPDRTSLVSRIGTGDVARLLGSLDAGMVPKMEACLRAVDGGVRQAHVIDGRVPHSVLAQLLTESSTGTTVVADSDNPGGQS; via the coding sequence ATGGTGCTCGCCGAATCACTTCCGGCGTTGCAGTCGTTGCACGGCGCCACGGTGGTGATCAAGTACGGCGGCAACGCCATGATCGACGACGATCTCAAGCGGGCCTTCGCGCTGGACATGGTGTTCCTGCGCGCCTGCGGAATTCATCCGGTGGTGGTGCACGGCGGCGGCCCACAGATCTCGGCGATGCTGGCCAAGCTCGGACTCGAGGGCGAGTTCCGCGGCGGGTTCCGCGTCACCACACCAGAAGTGATGGACGTCGCCCGCATGGTCCTGTTCGGTCAGGTCGGCCGGGAGTTGGTCGGCCTGATCAACGCGCACGGACCGTATGCGGTCGGCATCACCGGTGAGGATGCCCATCTGTTCACCGCCAGCCGGCGCACCGTGCTCGTCGACGGTGTCGCCACCGACATCGGCCTGGTCGGCGACGTCACCTCGGTGAACACCTCGGCCGTCCTCGACCTGGTGGCGGCCGGGCGGATCCCGGTGGTCTCGACGATCGCCCCCGATCGGGATGGCGTGGTGCACAACATCAACGCCGACACCGCGGCCGGCGCACTCGCGGAGGCGCTGGGCGCATCACGCCTGGTGATGCTCACCGATGTCGAAGGCCTGTACACCGATTGGCCGGACCGTACGTCGCTGGTGTCCCGGATCGGAACCGGTGACGTCGCCCGACTTCTCGGGTCGCTGGACGCCGGCATGGTGCCGAAGATGGAGGCGTGCCTGCGCGCCGTGGACGGCGGGGTGCGACAGGCCCATGTGATCGACGGACGGGTACCGCATTCGGTGCTCGCCCAACTGCTGACCGAGAGTTCGACCGGTACGACCGTCGTCGCCGACTCAGACAACCCAGGGGGCCAATCATGA
- a CDS encoding acetylornithine transaminase, whose translation MTEPLQQRWSAALMNNYGTPAIALTNGSGAVVRDADGKEYLDLLGGIAVNALGHAHPAIVDAVTTQLQTLGHISNLYISAPVVELAERLLGKFGHSGRVFFCNSGTEANEAAFKIARRTGRPEIVAADKAFHGRTMGALAMTGQPAKREPFEPMPPGVRFVPYGDVEALDAAVTENTAAVILEPILGESGVVEPPNGYLATARRITSERGALLILDEVQTGIARTGVFFAHQTAGIVPDVMTLAKGLGGGMPIGACIATGAAADLFEPGQHGTTFGGNPACAAAALAVLKVIDDEGLVDHVASVGKSIAAGIEDLGHPQISHVRGAGLLLGVVLNDAIAGKVELAARDAGFLINAPAPDVLRLAPPLILTEEQGAGFVAALPGILDVATARAEQEKTA comes from the coding sequence ATGACCGAGCCGTTGCAGCAGCGGTGGTCGGCCGCGTTGATGAACAACTACGGAACCCCGGCGATCGCATTGACCAACGGATCCGGCGCCGTCGTCCGCGACGCGGACGGCAAGGAGTACCTCGACCTTTTGGGTGGAATCGCGGTCAACGCGTTGGGTCACGCGCACCCGGCGATCGTCGACGCGGTGACGACCCAGCTGCAGACGTTGGGTCACATCTCCAACCTGTACATCAGCGCGCCCGTCGTCGAACTGGCCGAGCGCCTGCTGGGCAAGTTCGGCCACTCCGGTCGGGTCTTCTTCTGCAACTCGGGAACCGAGGCCAACGAGGCCGCGTTCAAGATCGCGCGCCGCACCGGCAGGCCGGAGATCGTGGCCGCCGACAAGGCATTCCACGGGCGCACCATGGGTGCGCTGGCGATGACCGGCCAGCCGGCCAAACGCGAACCCTTCGAACCTATGCCGCCAGGTGTCCGGTTCGTGCCCTACGGTGACGTCGAGGCGCTCGACGCCGCCGTGACCGAGAACACGGCAGCGGTGATCCTGGAGCCGATCCTCGGGGAGAGCGGTGTCGTCGAGCCACCCAACGGCTATCTGGCCACAGCGCGTCGGATCACCTCCGAGCGTGGTGCACTGCTGATCCTCGACGAGGTCCAGACCGGGATCGCCCGTACCGGCGTGTTCTTCGCGCATCAGACGGCCGGGATCGTGCCCGACGTGATGACCTTGGCCAAGGGACTCGGCGGCGGGATGCCCATCGGTGCGTGCATCGCCACCGGTGCGGCCGCCGACCTGTTCGAGCCCGGGCAACACGGCACCACCTTCGGCGGCAACCCCGCATGCGCCGCGGCGGCGCTCGCGGTCCTGAAGGTGATCGACGACGAGGGTCTCGTCGACCACGTTGCGTCCGTGGGCAAGTCGATAGCGGCGGGGATCGAGGACCTCGGTCATCCGCAGATCTCGCACGTGCGGGGTGCCGGTCTGCTGCTCGGCGTCGTGCTGAACGACGCGATCGCCGGCAAGGTGGAACTCGCCGCGCGCGATGCCGGATTCCTGATCAACGCGCCTGCCCCGGACGTCCTACGACTCGCACCGCCGCTGATCCTGACGGAGGAACAGGGCGCGGGATTCGTGGCAGCGTTGCCCGGCATCCTGGACGTCGCGACGGCCCGGGCCGAGCAGGAGAAGACAGCATGA
- the argF gene encoding ornithine carbamoyltransferase, translating to MTRHFLRDDDVTPEEQAEILALAAEVKSAPFAHRPLDGPRGVGVIFDKNSTRTRFSFEMGIAQLGGHAVVVDGTTTQLGRDETIEDTGRVLSRFVDAVVWRTFGQDRLDAMASSATIPIVNALSDSFHPCQVLADLQTIIERKGRTAGLSMTYLGDGANNMAHSLALGGVTAGMHVTISAPSGFEPAAEVVEATEARAALTGGSLRVVTDPVAAVTGADVLVTDTWTSMGQEGDGKDRHAPFLPYQINDALLAHADPAAIVLHCLPAHRGEEITDSVLDGPASVVLDEAENRLHAQKALLIWLLGQR from the coding sequence ATGACACGACATTTCCTTCGCGACGACGACGTGACACCCGAGGAGCAGGCCGAGATCCTGGCGTTGGCCGCCGAGGTCAAGTCGGCGCCGTTTGCGCACCGGCCACTCGACGGTCCGCGCGGTGTCGGCGTCATCTTCGACAAGAACTCCACGCGTACGCGCTTCTCGTTCGAGATGGGCATCGCGCAACTGGGCGGCCACGCGGTTGTCGTGGACGGCACCACGACCCAGCTCGGCCGTGACGAGACCATCGAGGACACCGGTCGGGTGCTGTCGCGGTTCGTCGACGCCGTGGTGTGGCGGACCTTCGGTCAGGACCGACTCGACGCGATGGCGTCGTCGGCGACGATACCGATCGTCAACGCGTTGTCGGATTCCTTCCACCCGTGCCAGGTGCTCGCCGACCTGCAGACCATCATCGAGCGCAAAGGCCGGACCGCGGGTCTGTCGATGACCTACCTCGGTGACGGCGCCAACAACATGGCGCATTCGCTGGCGCTGGGTGGGGTCACCGCGGGCATGCACGTGACCATCAGTGCACCAAGCGGTTTCGAGCCGGCCGCCGAGGTCGTCGAGGCGACCGAGGCGCGCGCGGCGCTCACCGGTGGCTCGCTGCGGGTCGTCACCGACCCCGTGGCCGCAGTCACCGGAGCCGATGTCCTGGTGACCGACACGTGGACCTCGATGGGGCAGGAGGGTGACGGCAAGGACCGCCATGCTCCGTTCCTGCCGTATCAGATCAACGACGCCCTTCTCGCGCACGCGGATCCGGCGGCGATCGTCCTGCATTGCCTGCCCGCGCACCGCGGCGAGGAGATCACCGACTCGGTCCTCGACGGTCCGGCCAGCGTGGTCCTCGACGAGGCGGAGAACCGCCTGCACGCGCAGAAGGCCCTGCTGATCTGGCTGTTGGGGCAGCGATGA
- a CDS encoding arginine repressor, with protein MTATGRSTSGGAGHPEPRLVAGETRLAATKAGRHARVVEILSTHQVRSQSELQHLLAGEGIEATQATLSRDLDELGAVKLRAADGGAGVYVVPEDGSPVRGVFGGTDRLTRLLSELLVSTDSSGNLAVLRTPPGAAHYLASAIDRASLPDVVGTIAGDDTIFVVAREPVDGAELARRIEGLV; from the coding sequence ATGACCGCCACCGGCAGATCGACGTCGGGCGGTGCCGGACACCCCGAACCCCGGCTGGTGGCCGGTGAGACCCGGCTGGCGGCGACGAAGGCGGGCCGGCATGCGCGGGTCGTCGAGATCCTGTCCACCCACCAGGTGCGTAGTCAGTCCGAGCTCCAGCATCTCCTCGCCGGCGAGGGCATCGAGGCCACCCAGGCCACGCTCTCGCGCGACCTCGACGAACTCGGTGCGGTGAAACTGCGGGCCGCCGACGGCGGTGCCGGGGTCTACGTGGTTCCCGAGGACGGGTCACCGGTCCGCGGTGTGTTCGGCGGGACCGACCGGCTCACGCGGCTGCTCTCAGAGCTGTTGGTCTCGACCGACAGCAGCGGAAACCTGGCGGTGCTGCGTACCCCACCGGGCGCAGCACATTACCTGGCCAGCGCGATCGATCGCGCCAGCCTGCCCGACGTCGTCGGCACCATCGCCGGTGACGACACCATCTTCGTCGTCGCTCGCGAACCCGTCGACGGAGCAGAACTCGCACGACGAATCGAGGGCCTCGTGTAA
- a CDS encoding argininosuccinate synthase: MAERVVLAYSGGLDTSVAISWIGRETGKEVVAVALDLGQGGEDMDVIRQRALDCGAVEAVVVDARDEFADEYCLGAIIANALYMDRYPLVSAISRPLIAKHLVTAARDHGGTVVAHGCTGKGNDQVRFEVGFASLAPDLDVLAPVRDYAWTREKAISFAEQNQIPINVTKKSPFSIDQNVWGRAVETGFLEDLWNAPTKDVYDYTDDPTVNWNSPDEVIISFDKGRPIAIDGRPVSVLGAIQELNRRAGAQGVGRLDVVEDRLVGIKSREVYEAPGAMVLIRAHEELEHVTLERELGRYKRHTDQKWAELVYDGLWFSPLKRSLDAFVASTQEHVSGDIRLVLHGGHIAVTGRRSGESLYDFNLATYDEGDSFDQSAARGFVELHGLSSKIAAKRDLAGGDLGL; encoded by the coding sequence ATGGCGGAACGCGTCGTACTCGCGTACTCGGGCGGACTCGACACCTCGGTCGCGATCAGTTGGATCGGCCGGGAGACCGGCAAGGAGGTCGTCGCTGTCGCCCTCGACCTCGGGCAGGGCGGCGAGGACATGGACGTGATCCGTCAACGCGCCCTCGACTGCGGTGCGGTCGAGGCCGTCGTGGTGGACGCCCGCGACGAGTTCGCCGACGAGTACTGCCTGGGCGCGATCATCGCCAACGCCCTCTACATGGACCGCTACCCGCTGGTGTCGGCGATCTCGCGGCCGCTGATCGCCAAGCACCTGGTCACCGCCGCCCGCGATCACGGCGGCACCGTGGTCGCCCACGGCTGCACCGGCAAGGGAAACGACCAGGTGCGCTTCGAGGTCGGATTCGCCTCGCTCGCGCCCGATCTCGACGTCCTCGCGCCCGTGCGTGACTACGCGTGGACCCGGGAGAAGGCGATCAGCTTCGCCGAGCAGAACCAGATCCCGATCAATGTGACCAAGAAGTCGCCGTTCTCGATCGACCAGAACGTGTGGGGCCGTGCCGTGGAAACCGGATTCCTCGAGGATCTCTGGAATGCGCCGACCAAGGACGTCTACGACTACACCGACGATCCGACCGTGAACTGGAACTCGCCCGACGAGGTGATCATCAGCTTCGACAAGGGGCGCCCGATCGCCATCGACGGCCGCCCGGTCAGCGTCCTGGGCGCGATCCAGGAGCTGAATCGTCGTGCCGGCGCACAGGGTGTCGGTCGCCTCGATGTCGTCGAGGACCGGCTCGTGGGCATCAAGAGCCGCGAGGTCTACGAGGCGCCGGGCGCGATGGTGCTCATCCGGGCCCACGAAGAGCTCGAGCATGTCACGCTGGAACGCGAACTGGGCCGCTACAAGCGGCACACCGACCAGAAGTGGGCCGAGCTGGTGTACGACGGACTGTGGTTCTCACCGCTGAAGCGGTCGCTGGACGCCTTCGTCGCCTCGACCCAGGAGCATGTCAGCGGTGACATCCGACTCGTCCTGCACGGCGGTCACATCGCCGTCACCGGCCGACGCAGCGGCGAGTCGCTCTACGACTTCAACCTCGCCACCTACGACGAGGGCGACAGCTTCGATCAGTCTGCGGCCCGCGGGTTCGTCGAACTGCACGGTCTCTCGTCGAAGATCGCGGCGAAGCGTGATCTCGCCGGGGGAGACCTCGGTCTGTGA